The following are from one region of the Epinephelus fuscoguttatus linkage group LG11, E.fuscoguttatus.final_Chr_v1 genome:
- the lrfn2b gene encoding leucine-rich repeat and fibronectin type-III domain-containing protein 2, with amino-acid sequence MYDSTMDHIICYLLVLGSTVMITHACPKYCVCQNLSESLGTLCPSKGLLFVPPDIDRSTVELRLGGNYILRITQQDFANMTDLVDLTLSRNTISYIQPFSFGDLETLRSLHLDNNRLVELGPDDLRGLVNLQHLIVNNNQLGRVHDKAFEDLAPALEDLDLSYNNLMSLPWDSVRQMINLHQLSLDHNLLDFIPEGTFTDLERLARLDLTSNRLQKLPPDPIFARAQDSMILTTPYAPQLSLSLGGNPLHCNCEMLWLRRLERDDDLETCASPPAVKGRYFWNVKEEEFLCQPPLITQHTHRMLVLEGQTASLRCEATGDPSPTIHWISPDDRLLGNSSRTAVYSNGTLSITITTSKDYGTFTCIAANVAGESTASVEVSIVQLPHLSNGTGQPAPPKSRLSDITGTTRISKGAPKSQPERTVSVSEVTAVSALVKWTVSKSSPKVKMYQLQYNCSDDEVLIYRMIPASSKAFLVTNLVSGTRYDLCVLAAWDDTATTLTATNVVGCTHFFTQDDYPQCQSLPSQLLGGTMILVVGGIIVATLLVFIVILMVRYKAADTEPPVGKLTNVSDTHSQTNGGRLGQNGLLMPQSQPQPELVKAKVTLQDEVVEFKCGSLQSSLTSSSSSSGSMAAGSYSPNSTLASIWRSAPSKPRPNLDHLLGAFTSLELRGAQGRDPGASSSATMATGKPHTDREPLLGRTLDSSLSRLLMLPLDSKPKRSQSFDMGDVSSAGAAQLCNKPRRISSIWTKRSLSVNGMLLQCEEEGDTGGSKGTIDSADWVMESTV; translated from the exons ATGTATGACTCTACCATGGACCACATCATCTGCTACCTGCTGGTCCTGGGATCCACAGTGATGATCACCCATGCATGCCCCAAGTACTGTGTATGCCAGAATCTGTCCGAATCCCTGGGGACATTGTGTCCCTCCAAAGGCCTTCTTTTTGTGCCTCCAGACATTGACCGCAGCACGGTGGAGCTCCGTCTGGGAGGCAACTACATCCTCCGCATTACGCAGCAGGACTTTGCCAATATGACCGACCTGGTGGACCTGACCCTCTCCAGGAACACCATCAGCTACATTCAGCCTTTCTCTTTTGGTGACTTGGAAACACTACGCTCGCTTCATCTGGACAACAACCGCTTGGTGGAGCTAGGCCCTGATGACTTGCGAGGCTTGGTCAACCTGCAGCACCTCATCGTTAACAATAACCAACTGGGACGCGTCCATGACAAGGCCTTTGAGGACCTGGCACCTGCCTTGGAGGATCTGGATCTCTCCTACAACAACTTGATGTCTTTGCCCTGGGACTCAGTCCGCCAGATGATTAACCTGCACCAGCTTAGTCTGGACCACAACCTTCTGGACTTTATTCCAGAGGGGACTTTTACTGACCTAGAAAGGCTGGCAAGATTGGACCTGACCTCAAATCGCTTGCAAAAGCTACCCCCAGACCCCATCTTTGCCCGCGCCCAGGACTCAATGATTCTGACTACACCTTATGCTCCCCAGCTGTCTCTAAGTCTAGGTGGGAACCCACTGCATTGCAACTGTGAGATGCTGTGGCTGCGCAGGCTTGAAAGAGACGACGACCTGGAAACTTGTGCCTCCCCTCCTGCTGTGAAGGGTCGTTACTTTTGGAatgtgaaggaggaggagtttTTGTGTCAGCCGCCTCTTATTACCCAGCACACCCACAGAATGCTGGTACTGGAGGGCCAAACGGCCAGCTTAAGGTGCGAAGCAACTGGAGACCCTTCTCCTACCATCCATTGGATCTCCCCTGATGATCGGCTGCTTGGCAACTCCTCCCGAACCGCAGTGTACAGCAATGGAACCCTGAGCATCACAATCACCACCTCGAAGGACTACGGCACCTTCACCTGCATCGCTGCTAATGTGGCTGGGGAGTCTACTGCCTCTGTGGAGGTGTCCATCGTTCAGCTTCCACACCTCAGCAATGGCACTGGTCAGCCAGCACCACCGAAGTCACGCCTCTCTGATATCACAGGGACCACCAGGATCAGCAAGGGCGCTCCCAAGAGCCAACCAGAGAggactgtgtctgtctctgaggTGACAGCTGTTTCAGCGCTGGTCAAGTGGACAGTCAGCAAGTCATCTCCCAAAGTGAAGATGTACCAGCTCCAGTATAACTGCTCTGATGATGAGGTTCTCATCTACAG GATGATCCCGGCCTCCAGCAAAGCATTCCTGGTGACGAATCTGGTGTCGGGAACGCGTTACGATCTGTGTGTGCTGGCCGCCTGGGATGACACCGCCACTACGCTCACGGCCACAAACGTGGTGGGCTGCACCCATTTCTTCACCCAGGATGACTACCCTCAGTGCCAGTCTCTGCCCAGCCAGCTGCTTGGAGGCACCATGATCCTGGTGGTGGGGGGCATCATTGTGGCTACTCTGCTCGTGTTCATCGTCATCCTCATGGTGCGCTACAAAGCTGCAGATACTGAGCCCCCAGTGGGTAAACTGACCAACGTCAGCGACACACACTCTCAGACCAACGGGGGTCGACTCGGGCAAAATGGACTTCTCATGCCCCAGTCTCAGCCTCAGCCTGAGCTGGTCAAGGCCAAAGTGACTCTGCAGGATGAGGTGGTGGAGTTCAAGTGCGGCTCCCTCCAAAGCAGCCTCACCTCTTCTTCCTCGTCCTCAGGCTCCATGGCGGCGGGATCTTACAGCCCCAACAGCACACTTGCCAGCATTTGGAGGTCAGCTCCCTCCAAGCCCCGGCCCAACCTGGACCACCTGCTCGGGGCCTTCACCTCGCTGGAGCTGCGGGGGGCGCAGGGCCGTGACCCGGGAGCCTCCAGTAGCGCCACAATGGCGACAGGGAAACCCCACACAGACAGGGAGCCGCTTCTGGGCCGGACGCTGGACTCCAGCCTCAGCCGGCTCCTCATGCTACCTTTGGACTCCAAGCCAAAAAGGAGCCAGTCCTTCGACATGGGAGACGTATCAAGCGCCGGGGCCGCACAGTTGTGCAACAAACCACGCAGGATCAGCAGTATCTGGACTAAGAGGAGCCTCTCTGTAAATGGCATGCTGCTGCAGTGCGAGGAGGAGGGGGACACGGGAGGGAGCAAGGGTACGATAGACAGCGCTGACTGGGTGATGGAGAGTACTGTCTAG